CGACGCATTGGCCGAAGCGATGAAACTGGCCAAATCACGGGAGGCCCGGCATCTTCCGGGCTGGTGTGGGGTTGAGGAATGAATGTTTTATCCCGCCTTTTGAGGTTCTGCGCCCGCTTGCCGGCTCTCTGGCTGGCCTTGTGCCTGTTTTCTTCCTCCACCGTCTTCGCCCAGACTCCCACGCCCGCAAATCCGGCAAATCAGACCACGGAACAGAAAGTCGACCAGCTCCTCAACCTCATGGGGCAGGACGATGTTCGCAGCCTTCTGGCGCAACGGCTGTCCGATACGTCTGACGTGGCCGCCCCTGATGACGGCAACATGAGCGTGCTCGACCAATGGGCAAGCAAGCGGCGCGAACATCTGGCACGGCTCGCCGGTGATGCCCCGGCGATTCCCGGGGAATTGTCGAAGGCGGTAACAACACTCGTCAACGAAATCGAGGCTTATGGTCTTCTCCGCTTCCTCGCCCATGTCGCGCTGCTTTTCGGAGTGGGCATCACGGCCGGGATCGCGACCTACTGGATAACCGCCGCCCGCACCGCAAGCGCCCTGCCCGGCAATGTCGCCGAATTTGCGCTGGCGACAGCCTCGAGACGCCTGCTGCCCGTGGTGGGATATGGCCTTTCGGCGACGATCATGTTTTTCACCATTCCGTTGCCGCCGCTCCTGAGCGCGGTGCTGCTTCCGTGGCTTGCGGTCAGCGTCGGCCTTCCGCTCGTGAAAGCGGTCGTCGATCTGTTGAAACGGGTCATCAATGACGGTCTGAATTCACGGCGCCAATTCTGGCTCACACGCTCTCTCGATCTCCTGGCAGTGGCGATGGTGTGCTGGGCCGCGCTGCGCATGCTTGTCAGCCTCGGGGTGACGGCTGCCGCAGTCAAACTCATCTCCTATGCGATGATCGCGGCACTCTTTGCCCTTGGCATCTATTTTATCTGGCGCCAGCCGCAGGCGGACGCGAATACCGAACGCCGGCGGTCGCTGGATGTGGCCTTCACCTTTTACCTGTTCATCCTGTTTGCCGTCTGGATCGCGGGTGCCGGCGTATTTTTCTGGCTGGGATTTTTTGCGCTGGTTCTTCCCGGTGCCGTCGGCACGCTGGGAATAGCGGCGCGAAAAACCGCGACCGCGATGGGCGGCTATTCCGAAACGGACTTCCGCCCGGTTCTCGCGCAACGCAGTGTCCGGCTGCTGGTGCTGGGCGCCGCGGTCATATGGCTCCTGTTCCTCATTCGAAACCATCCGGGCGCGCTTCCGGGCGGATCGACCGTGAGCGCGATGTTCACGGGCTTGCTGCATGGTATTCTGGTCCTGCTCTTTGCCGACCTCTTCTGGGTGGCGATCAAGACGGTGATTTCGCGGCGGCTGGAAATGAATGCCCCGGCGGCGAGCGAGCATGGCGTGCCTGCCTCGGACGACAGATTGCAGACAATCCTGCCGATCCTGCGCAACATGCTGGGAATCCTGATCAGCGCCGTCAGCGTCATGACGGTTCTCTCCGAACTTGGGGTCGACATAGGCCCCCTGCTCGCCTCCGCCGGGATTTTCGGGATCGCCATCGGGTTCGGTTCGCAGACGCTGGTAAAGGACATCATCAGCGGTGTCTTCTACATGATCGACGATGCTTTCCGCGTGGGTGAATATATTCAGAGCGGTTCATACAAGGGAACCGTGGAGTCCTTCAGCATTCGCTCGGTGAAACTGCGCCACCATCGCGGACCGATCTATACCGTGCCCTTCGGATCGCTCGGCGCTGTCGAAAACATGAGCCGCGACTGGTCGATCGACAAGTTTCTCGTCACCGTTGCCTTTGATACCGACCTCACAAAAGTGAAATCGATTACCCGCGAAATCGGCAAGGCATTGAAGGATGACCCGGAATTCGGGCCGATGCTCATCGAGACGGTCAAGCTCAAGGGTGTCGAACAGTTCGGAGACTACGGCATGACGCTCGGTTTCGGCATGATGGTGAAACCAAACGGTCAGCAATCGATCATCCGCCGAAAAGCCTATTCGATGCTGAAGGATGCCTTTGAGCAAAACGGGATCGAATTCGCGACGATGAGCGGCACCTCTCCCGGAAAAACA
This window of the Agrobacterium fabrum str. C58 genome carries:
- a CDS encoding mechanosensitive ion channel family protein; amino-acid sequence: MNVLSRLLRFCARLPALWLALCLFSSSTVFAQTPTPANPANQTTEQKVDQLLNLMGQDDVRSLLAQRLSDTSDVAAPDDGNMSVLDQWASKRREHLARLAGDAPAIPGELSKAVTTLVNEIEAYGLLRFLAHVALLFGVGITAGIATYWITAARTASALPGNVAEFALATASRRLLPVVGYGLSATIMFFTIPLPPLLSAVLLPWLAVSVGLPLVKAVVDLLKRVINDGLNSRRQFWLTRSLDLLAVAMVCWAALRMLVSLGVTAAAVKLISYAMIAALFALGIYFIWRQPQADANTERRRSLDVAFTFYLFILFAVWIAGAGVFFWLGFFALVLPGAVGTLGIAARKTATAMGGYSETDFRPVLAQRSVRLLVLGAAVIWLLFLIRNHPGALPGGSTVSAMFTGLLHGILVLLFADLFWVAIKTVISRRLEMNAPAASEHGVPASDDRLQTILPILRNMLGILISAVSVMTVLSELGVDIGPLLASAGIFGIAIGFGSQTLVKDIISGVFYMIDDAFRVGEYIQSGSYKGTVESFSIRSVKLRHHRGPIYTVPFGSLGAVENMSRDWSIDKFLVTVAFDTDLTKVKSITREIGKALKDDPEFGPMLIETVKLKGVEQFGDYGMTLGFGMMVKPNGQQSIIRRKAYSMLKDAFEQNGIEFATMSGTSPGKTKSGPQPPEEPPSEMTDNFRP